Proteins co-encoded in one Candidatus Thiodictyon syntrophicum genomic window:
- a CDS encoding McrC family protein → MSGHHLVVREHQTILLAPKGPLSRAAHAAYLARIPMLPSGVLTPVHEGLRTGSHCGLIQAGQWTLEILPKIYDLEGPLPDRGALVRMLAACFDIPIWLDGPVRSNLADDLLTVVIRAYLEEGRRQLRQGWIKSYVDQEDRLTRLRGRLNLSEQVRRGRAAAHRLHCVFDELTIDNDFNRVVCAALVLAQVRLPVGSRLRIQADQLALALADVGQLMPDEALRTRLPQHRLVQRYDRLLLMASWLLRLLGPDVHGGPQEGLGLIFDMNRLFQETVAIALEAAIRWHPLRSRLRLTRERPIRPLVTDASDTGRFMMIPDLCLWLDETLIAILDTKWKRLSPSQDEHKAGIAQADLYQLLAYGYTYGCKRLTLIYPYHPEMKDWTLPRFSYCSPAGADIALQVATFDLDASRNAAEQLLDQQIGGLLHAIL, encoded by the coding sequence TTGAGCGGTCATCACCTCGTCGTTCGCGAGCACCAAACCATTCTGCTCGCACCCAAGGGGCCATTGTCGCGCGCGGCCCACGCGGCCTATCTCGCCCGCATCCCGATGCTGCCGAGCGGCGTGCTGACGCCAGTCCACGAGGGGCTGCGCACCGGCTCCCACTGCGGCTTGATTCAGGCGGGTCAATGGACCTTGGAAATCCTGCCGAAGATTTACGACCTTGAGGGACCGCTGCCCGACCGGGGCGCGTTGGTGCGGATGCTCGCCGCCTGTTTCGATATCCCGATCTGGCTGGACGGCCCGGTCCGCAGCAACCTCGCCGATGACCTGCTCACGGTCGTAATCCGCGCCTACCTGGAGGAAGGCCGGCGTCAGTTACGGCAGGGTTGGATCAAATCCTATGTCGATCAGGAGGACCGGCTGACCCGACTAAGAGGACGACTCAATCTCAGCGAGCAAGTGCGGCGTGGACGTGCCGCGGCCCATCGACTGCACTGCGTCTTCGACGAACTCACGATCGACAACGATTTCAACCGAGTGGTTTGCGCCGCGCTCGTCCTTGCCCAAGTCCGGCTCCCGGTCGGTTCCAGGCTCAGGATCCAGGCCGATCAACTCGCCTTGGCCCTGGCCGACGTTGGGCAACTTATGCCGGACGAAGCGCTAAGGACTCGACTCCCGCAGCACCGACTCGTGCAGCGTTACGATCGCCTCCTGTTGATGGCGTCCTGGCTCCTGCGCCTGTTGGGTCCCGACGTTCATGGCGGTCCGCAGGAGGGCCTGGGTCTGATCTTCGACATGAACCGGCTCTTTCAGGAGACCGTCGCGATAGCCCTGGAGGCGGCCATCCGGTGGCATCCGCTGCGGTCGCGCCTGCGTCTGACCCGTGAGCGGCCGATACGACCGCTGGTAACGGATGCATCCGATACCGGACGCTTCATGATGATACCGGACCTCTGTCTATGGCTGGATGAGACGTTGATCGCCATCCTGGATACCAAGTGGAAACGGCTGTCGCCCTCCCAGGATGAGCACAAGGCCGGTATTGCCCAGGCGGATCTCTACCAGTTGCTCGCCTATGGCTACACCTACGGTTGCAAACGTTTGACGCTGATCTATCCTTACCACCCCGAAATGAAAGACTGGACCCTTCCCCGGTTCAGCTATTGCTCCCCAGCGGGGGCAGACATTGCGCTCCAGGTCGCTACCTTTGATCTGGATGCGTCCAGAAATGCAGCTGAACAACTGCTGGACCAGCAGATCGGAGGATTACTCCATGCGATTCTTTAA